A single window of Granulibacter bethesdensis DNA harbors:
- a CDS encoding spore coat U domain-containing protein, whose translation MAQCIVSVSNLNFGVYNPYSPTPATTSSNINVTSCPILFGSYSISLNTGQNAGGSYYNRSMRYNSQWLKYQIYTSNDHSNIWGNNSQGTVMQYGYCYFFSCNNSFTMYGVIPRYQNISPGFYADTVVVTITY comes from the coding sequence ATGGCTCAATGTATAGTATCAGTCAGCAATTTGAATTTTGGAGTTTATAATCCATACTCTCCGACCCCGGCAACTACATCATCCAATATTAATGTCACATCATGCCCTATATTATTCGGATCCTATAGCATCAGCCTCAATACAGGTCAGAATGCAGGCGGATCGTATTATAATAGATCAATGAGATATAATTCACAATGGCTTAAATATCAAATATATACTTCAAATGACCATTCAAATATATGGGGCAATAATAGTCAAGGAACAGTTATGCAATATGGATATTGTTATTTTTTTTCTTGTAATAATTCTTTTACCATGTATGGTGTTATTCCACGTTACCAAAATATATCTCCAGGATTCTATGCTGATACCGTCGTCGTTACGATAACTTATTGA